The following proteins are co-located in the Arctopsyche grandis isolate Sample6627 chromosome 3, ASM5162203v2, whole genome shotgun sequence genome:
- the LOC143909215 gene encoding uncharacterized protein LOC143909215, translating into MYIQRENIIIVIRLTTCFHCYIISRPFSTSRIPRTLRKRKGQRRAAIISRDQTTDDEGRHLSTSEETSTAHAYHELSHKPTSVGSRLRALWRPYRYTARYRTIFGDISDSSVLFEFIISVQRSKHWGDIMECRLCLCSTPVESSVSIHDSLHPLAQRILDCCQLQVRKDDNLPNFICRSCEIKLEILIKFKSICIHNDKTRKLAKCMKNEEVILDDLIWENEIDIDSLPNVCNSSVINEASKWKSNASKKGDLIENADSLVHGKEICSSNNDVSCEKLPSTNALCNIKSYKSRPLINESTFYKCRLCSKLFNSISSYNRHLKINCDHKRYECDVCLKSFTSKFVLAGHLKIHTGIKPYTCYICLKTFTTKNKLIEHGNSHRRARPYECKICLKSYNMKHSLVQHSKYHTEDKRYECDICLKSFSSQFYLERHLKNHTGIKPNTCDICLKTFPSRNKLLEHGNSHSGLRPYECKICLKSYAAKSSLVEHSKSHTDDKRYECYICLKSYISKSVLAAHLKIHTGIQPYTCDICLKTFPTKNKLLEHGNSHSGLKPYECEICLKSYTMKATLVQHLKSHIEDKRYKCDICLKSFTSKYVHAGHLKSHTGIKPYTCDICLKTFVSKYSLKEHIYFHSGLKPYECEICLKSFATRRYLLIHLKCHTRRKRYKCGICLKSFCGKQSLDKHIINHSTVRPFKCEICLKSFNVKSRLTVHNRIHTREKRFQCDICLNWFHNKYSLAMHIKIHSRVKEFKCEICLKSFNVKSRLTAHKKIHTREKRFQCDICLNWFSAKYALAIHIKIHRRVKPFKCEICLKSFTTKRYFIVHLKCHTGEKRYECGICLKSFSSKHYLEKHIKIHSAVKPLKC; encoded by the exons ATGTACATTCAACGTGAAAATATAATCATTGTGATCAGACTTACGACCTGTTTTCATTGTTATATAATCTCccgccctttttccacatcacgcatcccacgcacactacGAAAGAGAAAGGGACAGAGGAGAGCAGCcatcatcagcagagaccagaccaccgacgacgaaggaaggcacctgaGCACAAGTGAGGAAACCAGCACCGCCCACGCTTATCACGAGCTATCTCACAAACCGACATCAGTTGGCTCTCGATTGAGAGCCCTCTGGCGTCCTTACAGATATACCGCACGATACCGC accATATTTGGAGACATATCTGACAGTTCAGTGCTGTTCGAATTTATCATATCAGTTCAACGTTCAAAACATTGGGGGGATATTATGGAATGTAGACTTTGTCTCTGTTCTACTCCAGTTgaatcttccgtctccatccaTGACAGTCTTCATCCACTGGCTCAGCGAATTTTGGACTGCTGTCAGCTGCAA GTTCGAAAAGATGACAATTTACCAAATTTCATATGTCGTTCGTGTGAAATCAAACTCgaaatattaatcaaatttaaaagcATTTGCATTCATAATGACAAAACACGGAAGTTAGCCAAATGTATGAAGAATGAAGAAGTTATTCTGGATGACTTGATATGGGAAAATGAGATTGATATTGATTCGTTACCAAACGTTTGTAATTCCTCTGTAATCAATGAGGCTAGTAAATGGAAATCAAATGCTTCAAAAAAAGGGGACTTAATAGAAAATGCGGATTCACTG GTGCATGGTAAAGAAATTTGTTCGAGTAACAACGATGTTTCATGTGAAAAACTTCCTTCGACGAATgctttatgtaatataaaatcttaCAAGTCGAGACCTCTCATAAATGAATCCACATTTTACAAATGTCGCCTTTGTTCCAaattatttaattctatatCTAGTTATAACAGACATCTAAAAATTAACTGTGATCATAAGCGTTATGAGtgtgacgtttgtttaaaatcatttactagtaAATTTGTTCTTGCAGgacatttaaaaattcacaCTGGGATAAAACCCTACACTtgttatatatgtttaaaaacatttactacCAAAAATAAACTTATAGAACATGGTAATTCTCACAGAAGGGCAAGACCATATGAATGCAAaatctgtttaaaatcatataatatgaAACATAGCCTTGTACAACATTCGAAATATCACACTGAAGATAAGCGTTAcgagtgtgacatttgtttaaaatcattttctagtcaattttatcttgaaagacatttaaaaaatcacacTGGGATAAAACCCAACACTTGTGatatatgtttaaaaacatttcCTTCCAGAAATAAGCTTCTAGAACATGGCAATTCTCACAGTGGGCTAAGACCATATGAATGCAAaatctgtttaaaatcatatgctGCGAAAAGTAGCCTTGTAGAACATTCGAAATCTCACACTGATGATAAGCGTTACGAGTGttacatttgtttgaaatcatataTTAGTAAATCGGTCCTTGCAGcacatttaaaaattcacaCCGGGATACAACCCTACACTTGTGatatatgtttaaaaacatttcCTACTAAAAATAAGCTTCTAGAACATGGCAATTCTCACAGTGGACTAAAACCATATGAATGCGAaatctgtttaaaatcatatactaTGAAAGCTACACTTGTACAACATTTGAAATCTCACATTGAGGATAAGCgttacaaatgtgacatttgtttgaaatcatttactaGTAAATATGTCCATGCAGGACATTTAAAAAGTCACACCGGGATAAAACCCTACACTTGTGatatatgtttaaaaacatttgtTAGCAAATATAGTCTTAAGGAACATATCTATTTTCACAGTGGACTAAAACCATATGAATgcgaaatatgtttaaaatcattcgctACCAGACGTTACTTGTTGATACATCTGAAATGCCACACAAGGAGAAAACGTTACAAATGTGGCATTTGTCTGAAATCGTTTTGTGGTAAACAATCCCTTgataaacatattataaatcATAGTACAGTTAGACCATTCAAATgcgaaatatgtttaaaatcattcaatgtCAAAAGTCGTCTCACGGTACATAATAGAATTCACACAAGGGAAAAACGGTtccaatgtgatatttgtttaaattggtttcataataaatattcccttgctatgcatattaaaattcaCAGTAGAGTAAAAGAATTCAAATgcgaaatatgtttaaaatcattcaatgtCAAAAGTCGTCTCACGGCACATAAGAAAATTCACACGAGGGAAAAACGGTtccaatgtgatatttgtttaaattggtTTAGTGCTAAATATGCCCTTGCTATTCACATTAAAATTCACCGTAGAGTAAAACCATTCAAATgcgaaatatgtttaaaatcattcactacCAAAAGATATTTCATTGTACATCTGAAATGCCACACTGGGGAAAAACGTTACGAATGTGGCATTTGTCTGAAATCGTTTTCCAGTAAACACTACCTTgagaaacatattaaaattcacAGTGCAGTAAAACCATTAAAATgctaa
- the LOC143909216 gene encoding uncharacterized protein LOC143909216 has product MSMSGGGGAIGGSFGVLSERDRRLLRLRQVREQSKEIAKNLRLKWKDEQNKLISDSKQMEFENFNKNTIQTLKRENENRYLTIGTNKSAVLMQENQKREWLQQKERNMNKALERGKSAFDIMRKNRRIQGDERKKLEYKRWESPRKSRSPTISTGNTNIRKKSSNEKINQFYEESEGADNCCSNFQHHLEINSNNRFPLSIPGADSGDSNTALNKKRVTISGEFSSLAMKNNPSETSNKHSEIETTLISPESESKTKSHEELAIQKALCDCRPHFKSIATNVEHLFNNNHNDKHTKNASESTEKVSSRIITANQEKQSSEYASRRDDTNESTKYIPLTIVSDYLKSRNMCFEDDSRDSNDKIGEIDVEYSRKDSLVDSAGHVERKKRPDCKEDSTLRSSKTSKTTDMIKHNIKRKPSTLNVEKIPSRNIRLGKPSNLKLKSSVSNKEFTSLPRHSERSINSYDQVNKFSKKLFINDKYLVKRLPREIHNAYENARREAEEEEAIAAAIHAARMNDKSKNRGAVALERVRAKDDYKNLLEELDVLTKEERLIGKAFPDKIFKNTTRTRDEIKHQNFMDMTVKHMFNEFHTNEKVSATNNGSENICMRSNSISASNLILSDQNDTAVNVAMWDVSKSLNSKNKTDVSSKGSESSVQSIVFQKLNTTANQNHKKDVAANDEDRIITKSTTELVNKHSNSTEDEETRNKTTKKCSKKAKLSSANKRSLINGDNASSVTNTVSFEGLQIVIEVKNAKRETSNVIKTSKTKNEGIQTVERSDLSSEVSIKTSKMVSSRKVTVEKVNCDSSESTTYMSPPERFDKMFSRGFPIAKDSQMNTSNDLHTCEFITKDIAVNTDLDFNDYVQITSHSNTLEEISHSRKPAESLTCVSKGIQVDLVNNSKDLHSKVEIDPRLRNYVMKLLDMSESEVKKLNIDLSNIHTPNSTIINMPANKEALTRDVDKIERLKKFIQENYALLEDFETEESILSPHESETHSKTISKLDDKPSNLLKTDMKEAVVDKKNKNKRILEDAVETSSRESIDDRSSFSVAEDKIDTNRIRSIPIQHEVKKKREVNAKCDQNSTDSSDDKDMLVVLHHEKSEAEADRSESENAELNQLSDECARRILDLSQKLDQVRREKHSIVSSNASSSSEESTAAPRCNKTALTGVAFVPLLADIPKPNNNADRMTRIDGSIEGELHSSSQDRDFNSNEFRKALVVNRNRDIFDVTPRELSTIMEVDTPATARNSSSHFRSVNPSYLVSAKLAGREITLDHLPDLSIPKLEDSVQVEANFNSFISFKDFIRRNETKLGQFLSNSKESSSSSDDSLKKSLKSGYSSDNSNSSISEAIVSNKSLLLQKMRSSFNEVSNPKCDISSHSLTPELEKLIQSFGLDWELTTRKKKKKRTQQAQTLSSSNSSSQIFFDKLELLGKTVDGTDNTRGLATLQDDLNLSDELPIGKKIVENISNLSLYKKLDSLLNAEVFKVQQIRGKESNKENYPTLSDRVAKSGGKDKTQHRTSTPVHFKSSMSSNARNSFTNNGSNCLFNADSDLSSVKNGSNSDDRLSVPNVSLRFGKLFDSSTLNADTQ; this is encoded by the exons ATGAGTATGAGTGGGGGCGGAGGCGCCATTGGGGGCTCCTTCGGTGTCCTGTCAGAACGGGATCGTCGACTTCTGCGACTTAGACAG GTTCGAGAGCAATCCAAAGAGATTGCGAAAAACTTGAGACTCAAATGGAAAGACGAACAGAACAAACTGATTTCTGATAGCAAGCAAAtggaatttgaaaattttaataaaaatactatacaaACCTTAAAAAGGGAAAACGAAAACCGTTACCTGACTATAGGCACTAATAAATCGGCCGTATTGATGCAAGAAAATCAAAAGAGGG aaTGGTTGCAACAAAAAGAACGCAACATGAACAAAGCTCTTGAGAGGGGTAAATCTGCTTTCGATATCATGCGTAAGAATAGAAGAATACAAGgagacgaaagaaaaaaactagaATACAAACGATGGGAATCACCTCG GAAGAGCAGATCTCCGACGATTTCTACCGGAAACACAAACATTAGGAAGAAATCGTCCAacgaaaaaatcaatcaattctATGAAGAATCTGAAGGTGCCGACAATTGCTGTAGTAATTTTCAACACCATTTAGAAATCAATTCCAACAATCGATTTCCACTATCCATTCCTGGTGCTGATTCGGGCGATAGTAATACCGCATTGAATAAAAAACGGGTAACAATATCCGGAGAGTTCAGTTCCCTTGCGATGAAGAACAATCCAAGTGAAACATCTAATAAACATTCGGAGATTGAAACTACTCTCATATCACCTGAAAGCGAGTCAAAAACTAAATCCCACGAAGAACTTGCCATTCAGAAAGCTCTGTGTGACTGTCGGCCTCATTTTAAAAGCATTGCAACAAATGTGGAAcatttgtttaataataatcataacgaTAAACATACTAAAAATGCATCTGAATCGACGGAAAAGGTTTCTTCCAGAATAATCACCGCTAATCAAGAAAAGCAATCATCCGAATATGCTTCCAGACGTGATGATACTAATGAAAGTACAAAATACATTCCTTTGACTATTGTATCGGACTATTTGAAGAGTAGAAACATGTGTTTCGAAGATGATTCCCGTGATAGTAATGATAAAATCGGAGAAATTGATGTCGAGTATTCAAGGAAAGACAGTCTCGTAGACAGTGCTGGACACGTTGAGCGTAAAAAACGTCCCGATTGTAAGGAAGATTCTACGTTGAGATCCAGTAAGACGAGCAAAACCACCGATATgattaaacataatataaagCGAAAGCCGTCCACCTTAAATGTGGAGAAAATCCCCTCAAGAAATATTAGACTCGGTAAACCGTCAAATCTGAAATTGAAATCAAGCGTGTCTAATAAGGAATTCACATCACTTCCACGTCATAGTGAGAGATCAATAAATAGCTATGATCAGGTTaataaattttcgaaaaaattgTTCATAAATGATAAGTATCTGGTTAAAAGGCTACCGAGAGAAATCCACAATGCATATGAAAATGCTAGAAGAGAAGCGGAAGAAGAAGAAGCAATTGCAGCCGCAATTCACGCCGCGAGAATGAATGACAAGAGTAAAAATCGAGGAGCAGTGGCGTTGGAAAGAGTCAGAGCCAAAGATGACTATAAAAATTTGCTTGAAGAACTCGACGTTTTAACTAAGGAGGAGAGACTCATTGGAAAGGCGTTTCcg gataaaattttcaaaaatactaCTAGAACTCGCGATGAAATAAAGCATCAAAATTTCATGGACATGACTGTGAAACACATGTTTAATGAATTTCACACTAATGAAAAAGTCTCGGCTACAAATAACGGTAGCGAAAACATATGCATGAGAAGTAATTCTATCAGTGcttcaaatttgattttaag TGATCAGAATGACACGGCTGTGAATGTGGCTATGTGGGATGTATCGAAGAGTTTAAATTCCAAAAACAAGACCGACGTGTCTTCGAAAGGAAGTGAAAGCAGTGTGCAATCCATAGTCTTTCAAAAACTCAACACCACAGCCaatcaaaatcataaaaaagaTGTAGCGGCCAACGATGAGGACAGGATTATTACCAAATCAACTACAGAATTGGTAAATAAACATTCAAACTCAACGGAAGACGAAGAAACTCGCAATAAAACTACTAAAAAATGTTCGAAGAAAGCAAAGCTTTCATCGGCCAATAAGCGTTCATTGATTAATGGTGATAATGCATCTTCTGTGACTAATACAGTATCATTTGAAGGTTTACAAATTGTGATTGAAGTTAAAAACGCCAAGAGGGAAACTTCAAACGTAATAAAAACTTCCAAAACTAAAAATGAGGGGATTCAAACTGTAGAACGATCCGACTTGTCCAGCGAAGTTTCCATTAAAACATCAAAAATGGTATCCAGTAGGAAAGTTACCGTCGAAAAGGTGAACTGCGATTCGTCTGAATCGACTACATATATGAGTCCTCCAGAAAGATTTGATAAAATGTTCAGTAGAGGATTTCCAATTGCTAAAGACAGTCAAATGAATACTTCGAACGATTTACACACTTGTGAATTCATTACTAAAGACATAGCAGTAAACACAGACTTGGATTTTAACGACTACGTTCAAATCACATCACATTCAAACACTTTAGAGGAGATCAGCCACTCACGTAAACCAGCCGAGAGCTTGACTTGTGTCAGTAAGGGCATTCAAGTAGATCTTGTTAACAATTCAAAAGACTTGCATTCAAAAGTTGAAATTGATCCGAGGCTCAGAAACTATGTTATGAAATTGTTAGACATGTCGGAAAGTGaagtgaaaaaattaaatattgacttGAGCAACATTCACACTCCGAACAGTACAATCATCAACATGCCTGCAAATAAAGAAGCACTTACTAGGGATGTTGATAAAATTGAACGTTTAAAAAAGTTCATACAAGAAAATTATGCTCTGTTAGAAGACTTCGAAACGGAAGAATCCATTTTGTCTCCACACGAATCAGAAACGCACAGTAAAACCATCTCAAAATTAGACGACAAGCCTTCAAATTTGCTAAAAACAGATATGAAGGAGGCTgttgttgataaaaaaaataaaaacaaacgtaTACTTGAAGACGCCGTTGAAACTTCGTCTCGAGAAAGTATTGACGATCGTTCTTCGTTCTCAGTTGCCGAGGATAAAATCGACACGAACAGAATTCGCAGCATTCCCATTCAACATgaagtcaaaaaaaaaagagaagttAATGCAAAGTGTGATCAAAATTCAACCGATAGTTCGGATGACAAAGATATGTTGGTCGTCTTACACCACGAAAAGAGTGAAGCCGAAGCAGATCGTTCAGAAAGTGAAAACGCGGAATTAAATCAACTCAGCGATGAATGTGCCAGAAGAATATTGGACTTATCGCAGAAATTGGACCAGGTTAGACGGGAGAAGCATTCAATTGTATCTTCAAACGCCAGTAGTTCGAGCGAAGAGTCTACCGCTGCTCCTCGATGTAATAAAACAGCACTTACAGGTGTAGCTTTTGTACCTCTGCTTGCTGACATTCCAAAGCCGAATAATAACGCTGACAGAATGACCCGGATTGATGGCTCGATTGAAGGTGAATTACATTCCAGCTCACAAGATAGAGATTTTAACTCGAACGAGTTCCGAAAAGCTCTGGTTGTGAATAGAAATAGGGATATATTTGATGTTACTCCTCGCGAATTGTCCACCATAATGGAAGTAGACACACCTGCCACTGCAAGAAACTCCAGTTCACACTTTCGAAGTGTAAATCCATCGTATCTAGTATCGGCCAAACTTGCCGGGAGAGAAATCACACTGGATCATCTGCCAGATTTATCGATTCCTAAATTGGAAGATAGCGTTCAAGTCGAAGCCAATTTCAATTCCTTTATCTCTTTCAAAGACTTCATTCGCCGTAATGAAACTAAATTAGGGCAGTTTCTGTCGAATAGTAAGGAGAGTTCTTCATCATCGGACGATTCGTTGAAAAAAAGCCTTAAATCTGGTTACAGCTCGGACAATTCTAATTCTAGTATATCGGAAGCAATAGTATCAAATAAATCACTACTTTTGCAAAAAATGCGATCTTCCTTTAATGAAGTATCAAACCCAAAATGTGATATCTCTTCACACTCGCTGACTCCCGAATTGGAAAAACTGATCCAAAGCTTTGGACTTGATTGGGAATTAACCACccggaagaagaagaagaagaggacGCAACAGGCTCAAACTTTATCTTCTAGTAATTCTTCCTCGCAGATTTTCTTTGACAAGTTAGAACTATTAGGAAAAACGGTTGATGGCACGGATAATACTCGAGGACTTGCTACATTACAGGATGATTTAAACCTTTCGGATGAATTGCCTATCGGAAAGaaaatcgttgaaaatattTCGAATTTGTCTTTGTATAAAAAGCTAGACAGTCTTTTGAACGCCGAAGTTTTTAAAGTTCAACAAATAAGGGGAAAGGAATCGAATAAAGAAAACTATCCAACTTTAAGCGACCGAGTGGCCAAATCTGGTGGTAAAGATAAGACCCAGCACCGAACATCGACTCCTGTGCATTTCAAATCTTCTATGAGCTCAAACGCAAGGAATAGCTTCACTAATAATGGATCTAATTGTCTTTTCAATGCCGATAGTGATCTCTCGTCTGTGAAAAATGGTTCGAATTCTGATGACCGATTGTCAGTTCCGAATGTTAGTCTTAGATTTGGAAAACTATTTGATTCCAGTACACTAAATGCGGATACGCAGTGA